Genomic DNA from Acidimicrobiales bacterium:
GGGCGAGCGCATGACGCTCGATATCGACGCTGTACTCCCGCCGCTCGGTGTCATCTCCAGCCGCTTCCGCCACGAGGAGCCGGTCACTGGCTCGGTGGTGGTCGACTCGATCGAGCGCGGCGTCACGGTGCTGGGCGAGGTCAGCTTCGGCTGGGAAGGTGAGTGCCGTCGTTGTCTCGACGATGTGCGGGGCGAGACCACCGCACCGATCGACGAGATCTTCCAGGTTCAGGCGCCCGACGATTCCGACATCATCGACTTCGACGGCGAGCAGATCGATCTGCTCCCGCTCGTGCGTG
This window encodes:
- a CDS encoding DUF177 domain-containing protein — protein: MESPRPTRHLLVNVTELRRRLGERMTLDIDAVLPPLGVISSRFRHEEPVTGSVVVDSIERGVTVLGEVSFGWEGECRRCLDDVRGETTAPIDEIFQVQAPDDSDIIDFDGEQIDLLPLVRDAVLVGLPLAPLCRDDCAGPDPERYPAVTADEWERQLAEKAAEPPAPDPRWAALSDIELD